One window from the genome of Rufibacter tibetensis encodes:
- a CDS encoding DUF2231 domain-containing protein, with translation MSEPTILRTELWHPLTVHFPISFLLLATVVKAVALILKGERSVFWQKVGSFLLVLGAAGAWLAVYTGNLAEGTVARKICDPILLKSHELASLNMAWLFTGAFVLEIVQHLNFLQKKVMVLRVLTTLIMVGGAGYLIYTSHLGAQVVYEQAGGVNVPPSDCAGL, from the coding sequence ATGAGTGAACCAACCATTCTGCGTACAGAACTCTGGCATCCGCTTACGGTCCATTTTCCTATTTCTTTTTTATTACTGGCTACAGTTGTAAAAGCGGTAGCATTGATCCTTAAGGGAGAGAGGAGTGTTTTCTGGCAGAAGGTTGGTTCTTTTTTATTAGTTCTGGGGGCAGCTGGTGCCTGGTTGGCAGTATACACTGGCAATTTAGCTGAAGGTACAGTAGCCCGTAAGATATGTGACCCCATCCTCCTCAAAAGCCACGAATTGGCTTCTCTGAACATGGCCTGGCTTTTCACCGGGGCCTTCGTCTTGGAGATAGTACAGCATCTCAACTTCCTTCAGAAGAAAGTTATGGTACTACGTGTACTCACTACTTTGATAATGGTAGGAGGGGCCGGGTACCTCATTTACACCAGTCATCTGGGAGCACAGGTAGTCTATGAGCAAGCCGGTGGCGTAAATGTTCCCCCTTCAGACTGCGCGGGGTTATAG
- a CDS encoding cupin domain-containing protein translates to MSYIDFTEGGASEWKSVSEGVDKIVLRAQPGENRVLLRIAPGKAYPKHAHSVPDEVFVVDGIYVDPEVEGGKEFGAGSYLYYPAGTEHNATSPTGCTILVWNSNIPKG, encoded by the coding sequence ATGTCTTATATAGATTTTACAGAGGGCGGTGCATCAGAATGGAAAAGCGTCAGCGAAGGGGTTGACAAGATTGTGTTAAGGGCGCAGCCTGGAGAAAACCGTGTGCTCCTGCGCATTGCTCCTGGCAAGGCATACCCTAAACATGCCCATTCAGTCCCGGATGAGGTATTTGTGGTGGATGGCATTTATGTGGATCCCGAAGTTGAGGGAGGAAAGGAGTTTGGAGCGGGTTCCTATCTTTACTACCCTGCTGGCACCGAGCATAACGCTACAAGCCCTACAGGTTGTACCATACTGGTTTGGAACAGTAACATTCCAAAAGGGTAA
- a CDS encoding rhamnogalacturonan lyase has product MKRLLLYLFFFCVTASSYGQRIMENLDRGVVAVRHAPDSVFISWRLLGTESENPPFNLYRTTGSGKPVKLNAQPLTGGTNFTDTKADLMQNTAYTVKAIVKGKETAGSKPFVIPAKAPVGQYLSIPLKTPVGYRPHDASAGDLDGDGEYEIILHQVGKGLDNSFNGYTDKPVLQAYKLNGTLLWTIDLGRNIREGEHYTQFIVIDMDGDGKAEVAMKTADGTIDGQGKVIGDSTKDYRSKKPATLGKVLDGPEFFTVFNGQTGAALATTDYIPSRYPTDGWGGPGGNGGNDNSGNRVDRFLACAAYLDGKLPSVVMSRGYYGRTVLAAWDYRNGKLTSSWVFDTKDGKNPFSGQGNHNLTVADVDEDGKDEIVYGAMVVDDNGKGLFSTGFRHGDALHVSDLDLDRPGLEVFGPHEIEDHSKGDSGYVKDAGPGVAVYSARTGEVYFKGSMDTDVAAGVAENIDPDNAGAEMWWSGSDGLHSMKGTKIGPTPSASWLIWWDGDFTRELMGGGKISKYKGSTIFNGNGERGNGRGNPNLTADLFGDWREEFIMSAGPNELRVYTTVIPTNHRLYTLMHDPQYRLSVAWQNVAYNQPPHLSFYLGEDMKKAPKPNVLMPKKAKSSKK; this is encoded by the coding sequence ATGAAAAGACTACTCTTATACCTATTCTTTTTCTGCGTAACTGCTTCAAGCTACGGTCAGCGTATCATGGAAAACCTGGACCGTGGGGTTGTCGCCGTTCGGCATGCCCCTGATTCTGTATTTATTAGCTGGCGTCTGCTAGGGACCGAATCTGAGAACCCACCTTTTAACCTCTACCGCACTACCGGCTCGGGAAAGCCTGTAAAGCTGAATGCGCAGCCCCTTACTGGAGGCACTAACTTTACTGACACCAAGGCTGATTTGATGCAAAACACCGCTTACACTGTTAAAGCCATTGTAAAAGGCAAAGAAACTGCCGGAAGCAAACCTTTTGTAATCCCCGCAAAGGCTCCTGTAGGCCAGTACCTGTCCATTCCGTTAAAGACACCTGTAGGTTACAGGCCACACGACGCTTCGGCCGGCGACCTGGATGGTGATGGCGAATACGAGATTATCCTCCACCAGGTAGGAAAAGGATTGGATAACTCCTTCAATGGGTACACCGACAAACCTGTTCTGCAAGCCTACAAACTCAACGGAACCTTGCTATGGACCATTGATCTGGGGCGCAACATCCGCGAGGGTGAACACTATACCCAGTTTATAGTCATTGACATGGATGGTGACGGGAAGGCTGAAGTAGCCATGAAAACCGCTGATGGCACTATTGATGGCCAGGGAAAAGTGATTGGCGACTCCACAAAAGATTACCGCAGTAAAAAGCCTGCTACCTTAGGCAAAGTTCTGGATGGGCCTGAGTTCTTTACGGTATTTAACGGACAAACCGGAGCAGCACTTGCCACGACAGACTACATCCCCTCCCGCTACCCTACCGATGGCTGGGGCGGACCCGGCGGAAACGGGGGAAACGACAACAGCGGAAACCGGGTAGACCGGTTCCTGGCTTGTGCGGCTTACCTGGATGGCAAGTTGCCCAGCGTGGTGATGTCTCGCGGATATTATGGAAGGACAGTACTTGCCGCCTGGGATTACAGAAATGGAAAACTCACCTCCAGTTGGGTGTTTGACACCAAAGATGGCAAGAACCCTTTCTCCGGGCAGGGGAATCATAACCTTACAGTTGCCGACGTGGATGAGGATGGGAAGGACGAGATTGTATATGGCGCCATGGTGGTAGACGACAATGGAAAAGGTTTGTTTTCAACCGGTTTCCGCCATGGCGATGCCCTCCACGTGAGTGACCTTGATCTGGATCGCCCCGGACTGGAAGTGTTTGGCCCCCATGAAATAGAAGATCATTCTAAAGGCGATTCCGGATACGTGAAAGATGCAGGTCCCGGAGTGGCTGTGTATAGTGCCCGTACCGGGGAAGTGTACTTTAAAGGCTCTATGGATACTGATGTTGCAGCAGGAGTGGCAGAAAACATTGATCCGGACAATGCCGGTGCTGAAATGTGGTGGTCAGGGTCTGACGGATTACATTCCATGAAAGGCACCAAAATAGGCCCTACTCCTTCCGCGTCCTGGTTAATCTGGTGGGATGGCGATTTTACCCGTGAACTGATGGGCGGCGGCAAAATCAGTAAATACAAAGGCAGCACTATCTTCAATGGTAACGGGGAAAGAGGCAACGGAAGAGGAAACCCTAATTTGACCGCCGACCTGTTTGGTGATTGGCGGGAAGAGTTCATTATGAGTGCAGGGCCCAACGAACTCCGCGTCTACACCACGGTCATTCCCACAAACCATCGGCTTTATACCCTCATGCACGACCCTCAGTACAGGCTCAGTGTAGCCTGGCAAAATGTTGCCTATAATCAGCCACCACATTTAAGTTTTTACCTTGGCGAGGATATGAAGAAAGCTCCCAAGCCTAACGTGTTAATGCCTAAAAAAGCAAAATCATCAAAGAAGTAA
- a CDS encoding PAS domain S-box protein codes for MNESEKRYRRLIEASRDLLVTVNLQGKILDANEAAVTMTGVGRTNLMGADIFNHFTKPEQVRNMFAEVLAKGDLTNVPFTLCHVSGTLTEVLISGSVYKDEQGSLQGAVIVARETAEKKWATELLLANKELAFQHNEKVKRADELSIANAELAFQNDEKEKRAQELSIANAELAFQNNEKEKRAQELGIANKELAFQNDEKEKRAAELVLANKELAFQNDEKIKRAAELRIANYARGLIEASRDPLVTISPEGKITDMNQAMVKITGMSREHLIGSDFFAYFTDPQMAREVYQEVFAKGAVADSPLTLRHKAGKLTDVLFNGSVYKNDEGTVLGVVIVARDVTDQKKVATELNEAKIAAELAMVHAEEAQLKAELATGIAEDAVKAKQQFLSNMSHEIRTPMNAIIGFTKVVLKTELTDKQKEYLTAIKLSGDALIVLINDILDLAKVDAGKMTFEQVPFKLSASIFAMVHLFETKIQERNLELVMEYDPKIPEVLVGDPVRLHQIILNLVSNAVKFTTKGKITVGVRMLVQDTEKVILEFSVTDTGIGIEEAKLSTVFDNFQQATSGTSRLYGGTGLGLAIVKNLVEPQGGTIAVKSKFGEGSTFSFILSFSKTVEKPDVETGLDIELEAGFKDVKVLVVEDIALNQLLMKTLLEDFGFGMEVAANGKIAVEKLRQSHYDIVLMDLQMPEMNGFEATEFIRNELKLKVPIIALTADVTTVDVNKCLAVGMNDYISKPIDDKLLYSKIIKYLKNPEDVKKTVKKGDEDLRQQYLTCVNFDYLKRITKTEARMVEMIKLYLMEIPQLVIEMKAAINERNWLALKNLTHSIIPTFSTMGINPEAEEIAKALQALVSSVRANPNDDGVDGKTMGVILSLFSKIESVCDLAASELEEELVTHSHGLKKL; via the coding sequence ATGAATGAAAGTGAGAAAAGATACCGCCGATTGATTGAAGCCAGCCGGGATTTATTGGTAACGGTGAATCTTCAGGGAAAAATCCTTGACGCGAATGAGGCTGCAGTGACCATGACAGGTGTGGGACGCACCAATCTTATGGGTGCGGATATATTCAACCATTTCACCAAACCGGAACAGGTACGCAACATGTTTGCCGAAGTGCTGGCAAAAGGAGATCTGACCAATGTACCTTTCACGCTCTGCCATGTCAGTGGCACGCTCACAGAGGTGCTCATCTCCGGCTCCGTCTACAAAGACGAGCAAGGTAGCTTACAGGGTGCCGTGATCGTGGCCCGCGAAACCGCTGAAAAGAAATGGGCCACAGAATTGCTTCTTGCCAACAAAGAGCTGGCCTTTCAGCATAATGAGAAGGTAAAGCGTGCCGATGAGCTGAGTATTGCCAACGCAGAGCTTGCCTTCCAGAATGATGAGAAAGAGAAACGGGCCCAGGAACTAAGCATCGCAAATGCTGAGCTTGCTTTTCAGAATAACGAGAAGGAAAAACGTGCCCAGGAGCTCGGCATCGCGAACAAAGAGCTAGCCTTTCAGAATGACGAGAAAGAAAAACGTGCGGCAGAACTGGTCCTTGCCAACAAAGAGCTGGCTTTCCAGAACGATGAAAAAATAAAGCGCGCCGCTGAGCTGCGCATCGCAAATTATGCCCGCGGGCTTATAGAAGCCAGCCGTGACCCTCTGGTGACCATCAGCCCGGAAGGAAAGATCACGGACATGAACCAGGCCATGGTGAAAATTACGGGCATGAGCCGGGAGCATTTAATAGGTTCTGATTTCTTCGCCTATTTCACTGACCCACAGATGGCCCGCGAAGTGTACCAGGAAGTGTTTGCCAAAGGTGCCGTGGCAGACTCTCCACTCACGTTGCGGCACAAGGCCGGCAAACTCACCGATGTTCTCTTCAATGGCTCTGTCTACAAAAACGATGAGGGTACTGTGTTGGGTGTGGTGATTGTGGCTCGTGACGTTACTGACCAGAAAAAGGTAGCCACAGAACTAAACGAAGCCAAAATAGCGGCGGAACTAGCCATGGTGCATGCTGAGGAAGCCCAGTTAAAGGCGGAGCTCGCCACGGGCATTGCCGAGGACGCCGTAAAGGCCAAGCAGCAGTTCCTGAGCAACATGAGCCATGAGATCAGAACGCCTATGAATGCCATCATAGGGTTTACCAAGGTGGTTCTGAAAACTGAGCTCACAGACAAACAAAAAGAATACCTGACAGCCATCAAACTAAGCGGTGACGCACTTATCGTGCTTATCAATGACATCCTAGACTTAGCTAAGGTGGACGCCGGCAAAATGACGTTTGAGCAGGTTCCCTTTAAACTGTCTGCTTCCATTTTTGCCATGGTGCACCTTTTTGAGACCAAGATTCAGGAACGCAACTTGGAGCTGGTCATGGAATATGACCCTAAAATACCCGAGGTGCTGGTAGGCGACCCCGTGCGTCTGCACCAGATCATCCTTAACCTGGTGAGTAACGCTGTTAAGTTCACTACCAAGGGCAAGATCACCGTGGGGGTACGCATGCTGGTGCAGGATACCGAGAAGGTTATTCTGGAATTCTCTGTGACAGATACCGGCATCGGGATAGAAGAAGCCAAACTGAGCACTGTGTTTGATAATTTCCAACAGGCCACCAGTGGTACCTCTCGTTTGTACGGCGGTACGGGCCTGGGGCTAGCCATCGTGAAAAACCTAGTGGAGCCGCAAGGCGGCACTATAGCCGTGAAAAGTAAATTTGGCGAAGGTTCTACTTTTAGTTTTATCCTTAGTTTTAGTAAAACAGTTGAAAAACCCGACGTTGAAACGGGTTTAGACATTGAACTGGAAGCCGGTTTCAAAGATGTAAAAGTCCTGGTGGTGGAAGACATCGCCCTGAACCAACTGTTGATGAAAACCCTGCTAGAAGATTTCGGGTTTGGGATGGAAGTGGCCGCCAACGGTAAAATTGCGGTTGAGAAATTACGCCAAAGCCATTATGACATTGTGCTCATGGACTTGCAGATGCCAGAGATGAACGGTTTTGAGGCTACAGAGTTTATACGGAATGAACTGAAACTTAAGGTGCCCATCATTGCCCTCACTGCCGATGTGACCACTGTTGACGTGAACAAGTGCCTGGCAGTGGGCATGAATGACTACATTTCAAAACCAATAGACGATAAGCTCCTCTACAGCAAAATCATCAAGTACCTTAAAAACCCAGAAGACGTCAAGAAAACGGTAAAGAAAGGGGACGAAGACCTACGCCAACAATACCTTACCTGTGTCAATTTTGACTACCTCAAGCGCATCACCAAAACCGAAGCTCGGATGGTAGAGATGATTAAACTTTACCTGATGGAGATTCCACAACTGGTAATAGAAATGAAGGCGGCCATCAATGAAAGAAACTGGTTGGCTCTTAAGAACCTCACCCACTCCATCATTCCCACCTTTTCTACCATGGGTATTAACCCAGAGGCTGAGGAAATTGCAAAGGCGCTACAAGCCCTGGTATCTAGTGTAAGGGCCAATCCAAACGATGATGGCGTAGACGGCAAAACCATGGGCGTCATCCTTTCCCTATTCTCCAAAATAGAATCTGTGTGCGATCTGGCCGCAAGCGAATTGGAAGAGGAGTTAGTGACTCACTCCCATGGGTTAAAAAAGTTGTAG
- a CDS encoding thioredoxin family protein — MQKALLVFFLAGIIGLLPQEVKAQLKTIRFEQLDSLQQAERRPIVVLLSTDWCTYCTRMKLSTLKEEQVVKQLNETVYFITLNAEEKKDIRFHGHTFKYKPTGVKTGVHELAEQLGSINGQLTYPTVCILNAEREIIFQHVGYLSAKELSRILSMLRKEGKSG, encoded by the coding sequence ATGCAGAAAGCTCTTTTGGTTTTCTTCTTAGCAGGTATAATTGGGCTTCTCCCTCAGGAGGTAAAAGCCCAACTAAAAACAATTCGTTTTGAGCAGTTAGACAGCTTGCAACAAGCGGAGAGAAGGCCAATTGTGGTACTCTTATCAACAGACTGGTGTACCTACTGCACCAGAATGAAGCTAAGCACCTTAAAGGAAGAGCAGGTGGTGAAACAGCTGAATGAAACCGTCTATTTTATCACTCTGAATGCCGAAGAGAAGAAAGACATTCGTTTCCATGGCCACACTTTCAAATACAAACCTACAGGCGTTAAAACTGGAGTGCACGAATTAGCGGAACAGCTTGGCAGCATAAACGGGCAATTAACTTACCCAACAGTCTGCATCCTGAACGCAGAAAGGGAAATAATTTTCCAGCACGTAGGCTATCTGTCTGCCAAAGAACTATCACGTATTTTGTCTATGCTTAGGAAGGAAGGAAAATCAGGATGA
- a CDS encoding TonB-dependent receptor, which produces MKTHLRLLFMVMLLLGAYTTQAQTAAINGKITSSGSPVPFASVGLTGTTKGATSEETGIYYIGQLAAGTYTVRVSAMGYEPASMTVTVEDGQTATADLQLSAVAARVNEVVVTGTLKEVTRLESPVPVELYTPAFFKKNPTPSLFDALQNVNGVRPQLNCNVCNTGDIHINGLEGPYTMILIDGMPIVSGLSSVYGLSGIPNAMVERIEIVKGPASSLYGSEAVGGLINVITKKPANAPLFYADVFATSWQEYNADLAFKLNAGQKASVLTGVNYFNYNTPIDNNGDRFTDVTLQDRISVFQKWNFQRKENRLFSVAGRYFYEDRWGGDTRWNKSFRGGDSIYGESIYTNRWELIGNYQLPVKEKMLLMFSLNEHNQNSYYGDVPYFADQKIAFSQLTWDKKINRHDLLLGAALRYTYYDDNTPATASPDSLNPLNQPDKTWLPGVFVQDEIELSQQHKLLLGMRYDYNSRHGNIFTPRLAYKWAPNENNILRLNAGTGFRVVNLFTEEHAALTGSRTVEVKEELNPEKSYNVNLNYIKKVVTSNGAFLGFDATAWYTYFNNRIIADYDTDPNKIIYDNLKGHAVTKGLTLNMDMEFLSGLKVLAGGTYMDVYTKEVGEGGTLVKQRQILTERWTGTWAVSYKIKPLNLGLDYTGNLYGPMRLPLLGELDPRPEYSPWWSIQNIQLTWGNRSGGLEIYGGIKNLLNFTPAANSIARSRDPFDREVLFNENGQAVPSPGNPYALTFDPAYVYAPNQGIRGFLGVRIKIK; this is translated from the coding sequence ATGAAGACACACTTACGCTTGCTTTTCATGGTTATGCTCCTGTTAGGAGCCTACACCACACAGGCCCAAACAGCCGCCATTAATGGAAAGATTACCTCATCAGGAAGTCCAGTGCCATTTGCCAGTGTTGGGCTAACCGGCACCACAAAAGGAGCTACCAGCGAGGAAACGGGTATCTACTATATCGGCCAGCTCGCTGCGGGAACCTACACCGTCAGGGTATCAGCCATGGGATATGAACCAGCCTCCATGACCGTGACCGTGGAAGATGGGCAAACAGCCACTGCCGACCTGCAACTCTCCGCAGTGGCGGCTAGGGTCAATGAAGTAGTAGTAACAGGTACCTTAAAAGAAGTAACTCGCCTGGAGAGCCCTGTGCCTGTAGAGTTATATACCCCAGCTTTTTTCAAAAAGAATCCTACCCCTTCACTCTTTGATGCTTTGCAGAACGTGAATGGGGTGCGCCCACAGCTTAACTGCAACGTGTGCAATACAGGAGACATCCACATAAACGGTTTGGAAGGTCCTTATACCATGATTCTGATTGACGGTATGCCCATCGTGAGCGGCTTGTCATCGGTGTATGGGCTCTCTGGCATTCCAAACGCTATGGTAGAGCGGATTGAGATTGTCAAAGGTCCGGCGTCTTCCCTTTATGGCTCAGAAGCAGTAGGAGGATTGATCAACGTGATCACAAAGAAACCGGCAAATGCTCCTCTTTTTTACGCCGATGTGTTTGCCACCTCCTGGCAGGAATACAATGCTGACCTGGCCTTCAAGCTCAATGCAGGACAGAAAGCATCAGTACTCACAGGGGTAAATTACTTCAACTACAATACCCCCATAGATAACAATGGTGACCGCTTCACCGACGTGACCTTGCAGGACCGGATTTCGGTTTTTCAGAAATGGAACTTCCAAAGAAAAGAGAACAGGCTGTTCTCTGTAGCCGGTCGCTACTTCTATGAAGACCGCTGGGGTGGTGATACCCGCTGGAACAAGTCTTTCAGAGGTGGTGACAGCATTTACGGCGAGAGCATCTACACCAACAGATGGGAATTAATTGGTAACTACCAGTTGCCTGTGAAAGAGAAAATGCTCCTGATGTTCTCGCTGAACGAGCACAACCAGAATTCTTATTATGGGGATGTTCCCTACTTCGCCGATCAGAAGATTGCCTTTTCGCAATTAACCTGGGATAAAAAAATCAACCGACATGACCTTCTGCTTGGGGCAGCCCTGCGCTACACGTACTATGATGACAATACCCCTGCTACCGCCAGTCCTGATTCCCTGAACCCGTTAAACCAACCAGACAAAACCTGGCTGCCCGGAGTTTTCGTGCAGGATGAGATAGAGCTATCACAGCAGCACAAACTACTGTTGGGCATGCGGTATGACTATAACTCCAGGCATGGCAACATCTTTACACCCAGGCTGGCCTATAAGTGGGCGCCTAATGAAAATAACATCCTGCGGCTAAATGCCGGCACAGGTTTCAGGGTGGTGAACCTGTTTACAGAGGAACATGCCGCCTTGACTGGATCCAGAACAGTGGAAGTAAAGGAGGAGTTAAATCCCGAAAAGAGCTACAATGTCAATCTGAACTACATTAAAAAAGTGGTCACCTCTAATGGCGCATTCCTGGGCTTTGACGCCACCGCCTGGTACACCTACTTCAACAACCGCATCATTGCCGACTATGACACTGACCCAAACAAAATCATCTATGATAACCTTAAGGGCCATGCTGTCACGAAGGGGTTGACCTTGAACATGGATATGGAATTCCTTAGTGGGTTGAAAGTCCTGGCCGGGGGAACCTACATGGATGTGTATACGAAGGAAGTAGGCGAGGGCGGAACCTTGGTGAAGCAGCGACAGATACTTACCGAGAGGTGGACGGGAACTTGGGCTGTCTCTTACAAGATAAAACCGCTTAACCTGGGGCTGGATTACACAGGCAACCTGTACGGTCCAATGCGGCTGCCTTTGCTTGGAGAACTGGACCCCAGGCCGGAGTACTCTCCCTGGTGGAGTATCCAGAATATCCAGCTTACCTGGGGTAACCGCAGCGGCGGGTTGGAGATTTACGGGGGCATAAAGAACCTCCTCAACTTCACCCCGGCGGCAAACAGCATAGCAAGGTCAAGAGACCCTTTTGATAGGGAGGTTTTATTTAATGAAAACGGACAGGCAGTGCCTTCGCCAGGCAATCCTTACGCTTTGACTTTTGATCCTGCCTATGTTTACGCCCCTAACCAAGGTATCAGGGGATTTTTGGGAGTTAGGATAAAAATTAAATAA
- a CDS encoding DUF2254 domain-containing protein, which produces MNTARQIYLVKKAYKAVVSSISFYPFIIALFLLALSWGTIYLDRISVGKSIISKVSFLQIDNADTARSLLSSLLTGLISLVTFTFSMVMIVLTQVMSSFSPRLLSNLVSSKGNQVVLGTIMGTICYTTVVLSNIESLTIVHKVPAFSVVLAMFLAIVCLFCFIYFIHKISTDIQIGNILNGIYSTTRDGLERELTSGSYVTEVKENGTTVLVRAWDSGHFDTVTVNDFKKRARKLGLEVRLLKNQGMYLLKGDPFLEINQPFTKETKNLLEENILLRHQEIVKENLFYGFKHLTEIAVKALSPAVNDPGTAIQSIDYLTDLLCRFQRLEGRKVVKYQNGEPCVIYAPIPFEETFYLCVASIRPYSSQDVTVQARLINLVTKLHQHDEQKKHTTLFDMQLTAIEEATQQDMQSKVDKQYVQTLLEKARKELKR; this is translated from the coding sequence ATGAATACAGCCAGGCAAATTTATTTGGTTAAAAAGGCATACAAAGCAGTTGTTAGTAGTATTTCTTTTTACCCTTTTATCATAGCCTTATTCCTTCTGGCTCTTTCCTGGGGAACAATTTACCTGGACAGGATTTCGGTGGGCAAATCCATCATCAGTAAAGTTTCTTTTCTGCAGATAGATAATGCGGATACCGCCAGAAGCCTTTTATCCTCTCTCCTCACAGGCCTGATTAGCCTGGTGACGTTCACCTTCTCCATGGTGATGATTGTCCTCACCCAGGTCATGTCCAGTTTCTCGCCAAGGCTGTTGTCTAACTTGGTGAGTAGCAAGGGAAACCAAGTGGTGCTAGGTACTATCATGGGGACCATCTGCTACACCACCGTAGTACTTAGTAACATAGAGAGCCTGACCATTGTACACAAAGTGCCTGCCTTTTCTGTGGTTCTTGCCATGTTTCTTGCTATTGTCTGCTTGTTCTGCTTTATCTATTTCATCCATAAAATCTCTACTGATATTCAGATAGGAAACATTCTGAATGGTATTTACAGCACAACACGTGATGGTCTGGAAAGAGAGCTTACTAGCGGTTCTTACGTAACCGAAGTGAAAGAAAACGGAACAACTGTTCTGGTAAGAGCCTGGGATTCTGGTCACTTTGATACAGTCACCGTCAATGATTTCAAGAAAAGAGCCAGAAAGCTTGGCTTAGAGGTTAGGTTACTTAAAAACCAGGGAATGTACCTCTTGAAAGGGGATCCTTTTCTAGAGATTAATCAGCCCTTTACAAAAGAAACTAAGAACCTGCTGGAGGAAAATATTTTGCTCCGGCATCAGGAAATAGTGAAAGAGAACTTATTCTATGGTTTCAAGCATTTAACTGAAATAGCGGTAAAGGCCTTAAGCCCTGCAGTGAACGACCCAGGAACCGCAATTCAGTCCATCGATTACCTGACAGATTTACTTTGCCGTTTCCAGCGTTTAGAGGGGCGAAAAGTGGTTAAATATCAAAACGGGGAGCCCTGCGTTATTTATGCTCCTATCCCTTTTGAGGAAACGTTTTATTTATGCGTGGCAAGCATACGGCCATACTCCTCACAGGATGTAACGGTGCAGGCACGGCTCATAAATCTGGTCACTAAACTGCACCAGCATGACGAACAAAAGAAACACACAACTCTTTTTGACATGCAATTGACTGCCATTGAAGAAGCCACCCAGCAAGACATGCAAAGCAAAGTAGATAAACAGTATGTTCAAACGTTGCTGGAAAAAGCCCGAAAGGAGTTGAAGCGGTAA
- a CDS encoding DUF6503 family protein, protein MTLGTYQSLSVGPVLMAFLIYLTSCSSDAGKNTVGTNTGSPLLRKTLAYHDPEGNWPKLKTRLYLRSTDSIGKATAFEIEMDNTTGYFAHVSRQDGKELVKGMSGGKEFYLLDGKAEISEEDRKKYGMNPKDVEWVHRFYGYLYGLPMKLTDAGAIATDAPESEELGGKTYQVLQVRYKPTAGKDNWFFYLDPQTYAMQAYKFNHGKPESGEYILLEQEETVQGIKIPKVRKWYLNKDGKYLGTDTLLKAEPLASPRA, encoded by the coding sequence ATGACTTTAGGAACTTACCAATCTCTTTCTGTAGGGCCAGTTTTGATGGCTTTCTTGATTTATCTCACCTCCTGCAGCTCAGATGCTGGAAAAAACACAGTGGGAACAAATACGGGCTCTCCCTTACTGAGGAAGACCCTGGCTTACCACGACCCCGAGGGGAACTGGCCGAAACTGAAGACGCGCCTTTATCTGAGAAGCACCGACTCAATCGGCAAGGCAACCGCTTTCGAGATAGAGATGGACAACACCACCGGGTACTTCGCCCATGTCAGCCGCCAAGATGGCAAAGAGCTTGTAAAGGGGATGTCAGGAGGCAAGGAATTTTACTTACTGGATGGTAAAGCGGAGATCAGCGAGGAAGACCGCAAAAAATACGGTATGAACCCGAAAGATGTAGAATGGGTACACCGCTTTTACGGGTACCTGTACGGCCTGCCCATGAAGCTAACCGATGCAGGCGCGATCGCGACCGATGCCCCTGAGAGCGAGGAATTGGGCGGCAAAACTTACCAGGTGCTGCAGGTGCGCTACAAGCCCACCGCCGGGAAAGATAACTGGTTCTTTTACCTAGACCCACAGACCTATGCCATGCAGGCGTACAAATTCAACCACGGCAAACCTGAAAGCGGAGAATATATCTTACTGGAGCAAGAGGAAACCGTGCAGGGCATTAAGATACCCAAAGTGCGCAAATGGTACCTGAACAAGGACGGCAAGTATTTAGGTACCGATACGCTTCTGAAGGCAGAGCCGCTAGCTTCTCCCCGCGCCTAG